ACTGAAGACCGTCGGCCCCCAGGCCGGCGCCGAGCATGAGCGTCATGACATTGGCGACATGAACGACATCAAGGAGAAGACGCTCTTCAGACGAGGCTTCCTCCGGCAGGGATTCGGGATCATGGTGGTAGCGGGCCACGGCGACGAAACTGTCCGGAAGCTGCCACTGTTCGATGAGTTGGGCGCCGACTTCGGCATGGTCGAAGCCGAGAACTTCCCTCTCGGCTTCCATGAAAGGAACCTGCTCCTCTTCGACCATCCGCACGATGAGACCGTAGCCGAAGCGGATGTAATCGTTGAGGACGATTTTCCCGATGTCGTGAAGCATTCCGGCGATGTAGGCTTCTTCGGGATCGATGATCTTCTTTCCCGTGATTTTCTCCACGATATGACGAGAGGAGACGGCCACGGCCAGCGAATGATGCCAAAGATCGCCCCTGTCGAGAGCATAGCCCGCCAGAGGCTTGTCCATGTGCTGAAAGACGGAGGCAGCCAGGACAAGGCTCTTGACCGTCCGGTACCCCAGATAGGGAATCGCCTCGGTGACGCTCGAGACGCGCCTCGGCATGCCGTAATAAGCCGAGTTGGCCAGCTTCAGCACCCTCAGGACCAGGCCTTCGTCCCGGGAGAGCCGATCGGCCACATCAGCGGCGCTGCTTTTGGGATCATCCAGTTTCTTCAGAGTCTGGAGGACCATCTGAGGCAGAGAGGGAATATCCTTGACACGGCTGACGATTCTTTGGCGAATCAATCCACGGGTTCTGTCATCCAAGGATGCCACGGTGCCCACCTCCCGAATTCGGGGTCATCTTCACACGATACCACCAGACTTAATCATCTGCCACAGGTTGGAACCATCGACTTCAAGAAAATCGCCGAGGCGAAGGTGTTCCAGCACCAGCCCTCCGATGGCGCAACGGCGCAGGGAAAGGACGCGGAAGCCTAGCTGCTCCGCCATGCGCCGGATTTCCCTCTTCAACCCCTCGTTGAGAGAGAGGGAAAGCCCTCTATCCTCCTCCGGCAGGCGCTCGACGGCATGGGGAACGACGAGTCTCCCGTCGAGACGAAGGCCGCGACGCCACCGAGACAGAAGGAGATCGGGCAGAGCCCTGTCGAGACGGACCTCGTATCTCTTGACGACGCCGAAGCGGGGATGAAGAATCCGATGGGCGAAGTCGCCGTCGTTGGTCATCAGCAGGAGCCCCTCGCTTTCCCTGTCCAACCGCCCCACAGGAAAGGGCCTGCGCCCGGCAAAAACCTCCGGGAGAAGATCGACGACGGTCCGGTCGAAAGGATCCGAAACGGCACAGACGACGCCTCGCGGCTTATTCAGGGCCAGATAGAGCGAGTCCAGGGGAAAGAGAGAACGTCCGTCGAAGGTGACACGGCTACCCTCGACGACTCGTTCTCCCGGAGAATGGGCCCTTTGTCCATCGACGCAGACCCTCCCCGAAAAAATCAGGGTTTCAACGTTCCGCCTCGACCCGAGTCCACAGCGGGCGAGATAACGGTTGAGGCGCTCCCCCTCAATCTCCGTCGTCATCGCCCAAGACCTCCTCGAGATCGTCCAGACAGGGAAGGGCCGAAACGGATTCGAGACCGAAAACCTCGAGGAATCGGGCCGTCGTCCTGTACAACAGGGGGTTTCCCGTTCCCTTTTTGCGCCCGGCGATCCGGATCAGGCCGTAACGCAGAAGCGTGTCGAGAACGCGATCGCAACGGACGCCTCGAATCTCCTCGATCTCCGATCGCGTCACGGGCTGGCTGTAGGCGACGACGGAAAGGGATTCCAGAGCGGCCTTGCTCAGACGGACCCGCTGGCTCTGGGCCGTCTCTCGGAAGGCAGCTACAGCCTCCTCGACGGAGGGACTTGTAGCCAGCACCCATCCCCCGCCGATGGAGAGAAGGCAGAGCCCGTGACCCTGACCGTAATGACGGCGCAGACGTTCCAGAGAGGCTTCTGCGCCAGCCGTCGAGAGGGCGGCCGCAGAAGCCAGCTCCCGCGTCGAGACAGGCTCGACGGCGACGAATAGAAGAGCCTCGATGACGGCATCGGACGGCTCAAGAGAGGACACGGCAGACCTGCACATCGCCGAGGACCTCCTTCTGGGCCAGAGAAACCCGACCCAAGCGAGACAGCTCCAGAAGAGCCAAAAGGGTGACGATGAGATTGATGCGACCTCTCTCGTGGCGGAGGATCCGGGCAAGGGGCAACCCGGTCTCCTCCGTGGAGAGGGAGAAAAGGATCTCCTCCATGCGCCGTTCGACTTGGACCTCCTCAGGGATCGCCTCGGGAATCCCCTCGTCATGGCTTTCATCGTGACGGGAGGATTCCGATCCGTCCTGGGCCTGACGGCGCTGAAAGATCTCCAGGGTCCGCCACCAGAGCAGAGAAAGCCCCCAAAGATCGCCCAGATCATAGAGAGGGGGACCTTCTTCGGGCGGACGGAGGAAAGACCTCTGCCTTTGGGCCTGAAGGCGGAAAAGGAAGGAGGCCGCCTTGCGGTAAGGGCGATAACGCTCCAGAAGGGCTCGCAACGTCTCCTCGTCGGCTCCGTCGTCTCTCTCGTCGAGGATTTCCTCCTTGGGTCTGGGGAAAAGGGCCTGCACTTTACCCAGGAGAAGACGGGCCGCCAAAGAGAGGAACTCGGCGGCCCTGGAGAGAGAAACCTCGCGGGAACGGACCAGAAAAGCCGCATAGCGGTGAACAACATCGCCCAGGGGAACGGAGGAGGCCTCTATTTCCCTCGTCTCGACGAGGAGGCAGAGCAGATCGAGAGGACCTGAAAACCCCTCGAAATCGACGTCAAACGAAGGGGTCACCGGAGAAGCCCCAGAGCCTCCCTGACAGCCGCCATCGTCTCACGGGCGACCTTGCGGGCCTTTTCGGCACCGTGATGGAGCACCTCGTCAAGCAGCTCCGGCCGGCCCTCGTAGTGACGGCGCCGCTCCTGAATCGGAGCCAGATAACGCTCGACATGGGAGAAGAGTCTCTTTTTGCAGTCGATACAGCCGATGGCGGCCGAGCGACAGCCCGAAGCGAGTTCCTCTCTCTCCCCCCCGTCAGGGTTGAAGACGCGATGCAGGTCCCAGACGGGACACTTGTCGGGATCTCCGGGATCGGAGCGCCTCTCTCTGGCCGGGTCCGTCTTCATCGTCCGCATCTTCTGCCAGATCTCGGGCAGTTCGTCGGAAATGTTGATGCTGTTGCCGTAGGACTTGCTCATTTTTCTTCCATCCGTGCCGGGAACCTTGGGCGTCGGCGTCAGCAACGTCTCCGGTTCCGGGAAGATGGGACCGTAGAAATAGTTGAAGCGCCTGGCGATCTCTCTGGTGATCTCCAGGTGAGCCGACTGATCTTCACCGACGGGGACCTTCTCCGACCGGTAGAGAAGGATATCGGCCGCCATGAGGACAGGATAGCCGAGAAAGGCGTAGGTCCCCAGATCCTTGTTCTGAAGGTTGAGGATCTGCTCCTTGTAGGTCGGACACCTCTCCAGCCATCCGAGAGGCGTGATCATGCCCAGGGCGAGGGCCAGTTCGGCGTGCTCGACGACATGGGATTGGATGAAGATGGAACTCCTCTCGGGATCGATTCCCGATCCGAGCCAATCGAGGAGCACCTCCCGACAATTTTCCCCGAGGCGACTCGTGTCGGCGTAATCCGACATGAGAGCATGCCAGTCGACGATTCCGTAGTAGCAGTCATAGTCGTCCTGAAGACGGGTCCAGTTCGTCAGGGCACCGGCCAGATGACCGATGTGGAGCTTGCCCGTGGGGCGCATACCGCTGAACACACGATTCATAAACCATCACCTCTGTCATGAAAGAAAGGGAACACCGTTCCGAAAGGGACGGGAAGGGCGCGATCATCGGAGACGGCGACGTCACAGCCCATACGGGACGCCAACCCCCGGGCAAGGGCGGGAAGGGAGACGCGCTCCATCTCCCCGTGATCGATGACGGCAAGGGCAAGACCTTCGGCCAGAATGGCCTCCACCTGATGATACTTCACGTCGGCCGTCACAAAAAGGTCCGCGCCGCCGATCGACGCTTCGAGATAAAGATCGGCGCCCGAGCCGCCGCAGAGGGCCAGCGATCGGATCGGCTTCAGGGGCCCGTAGTAGTGGACCCAGGACAGCCGCCAGACGCGACGAAGCCGGTCGAGGATGGCCTGGGGCTCCTCCGGAGAGACGAGATTTCCCAGGACGCCGACGCCCCATGAATCGTCCGGCCCCCTCCGGAGGGGGCGAAGATCGGAAAGCCCCAGGGAGCGGGCCAGGATGACGTTGACGCCGTCAGGGGCGTTATCCCAGTTCGTATGGGCCGCCAAGAGGGCGACTCGGGCCTGAAGGGCCGAGGCGGCGACTCTCAGGGAAGGCGTGGAAAAATCGAGACGCCTGACGGGCGAAAAGAGAAGCGGGTGATGGGAGAGAAGCAGCGTTCGCCCCTCCGCAACGGCTCGCCGCACGGCCTCTTCCGTCACGTCGAGAACAACCATGGGGCTCTTTACCTCCCAGGAAGGATGACCGACGAGGAGTCCCACATTGTCCCACGCCTCGGCCCAACGCGCAGGAAGCCACTCTTCAAGGACTCTCTCCACCTCGGAGACCTTCAAGGGAATCCCTCCTCCCAGTTCTGTCCCCAGGATATATAAAAAAGCCACCGCAGCGGTGGCTTTTAGTGCGGTCTGGTGGGCCCACCTGGATTTGAACCAGGAACCTTCCGGTTATGAGCCGGCGGCTCTAACCCTTGAGCTATGGGCCCGATGACATCATTATAGCGGTACGTCGGGGGGGGAGACAAGGAGGGCACGTTCTCAAACGAAAGAGCTAGTTCCCCTCAACGCGAATGCATCCGACGGGACAGCTGTCGGCCGCCTCCAAGGCACCGTCGGCCCCCTCCGGACGGATCACTCTGGCCTTGCCCGCCTCTTCGTCGAGCTCGAAAACCTCCGGACAGATCTGAGCGCAGACGCCACATCCGATACACTCGTCCTGGTCCAATTTAACGACCATAAGTCTCCCTCACCTCCTTCCGAGGAGGCATTGTATCTCAGCCGGGACCGAACGTCAACGAAGAATG
The DNA window shown above is from Aminithiophilus ramosus and carries:
- a CDS encoding HDOD domain-containing protein gives rise to the protein MASLDDRTRGLIRQRIVSRVKDIPSLPQMVLQTLKKLDDPKSSAADVADRLSRDEGLVLRVLKLANSAYYGMPRRVSSVTEAIPYLGYRTVKSLVLAASVFQHMDKPLAGYALDRGDLWHHSLAVAVSSRHIVEKITGKKIIDPEEAYIAGMLHDIGKIVLNDYIRFGYGLIVRMVEEEQVPFMEAEREVLGFDHAEVGAQLIEQWQLPDSFVAVARYHHDPESLPEEASSEERLLLDVVHVANVMTLMLGAGLGADGLQYPLSEAALERLAIPDPESLLGELVDCITSLDEELPAEDA
- a CDS encoding pseudouridine synthase; amino-acid sequence: MTTEIEGERLNRYLARCGLGSRRNVETLIFSGRVCVDGQRAHSPGERVVEGSRVTFDGRSLFPLDSLYLALNKPRGVVCAVSDPFDRTVVDLLPEVFAGRRPFPVGRLDRESEGLLLMTNDGDFAHRILHPRFGVVKRYEVRLDRALPDLLLSRWRRGLRLDGRLVVPHAVERLPEEDRGLSLSLNEGLKREIRRMAEQLGFRVLSLRRCAIGGLVLEHLRLGDFLEVDGSNLWQMIKSGGIV
- the scpB gene encoding SMC-Scp complex subunit ScpB, with product MCRSAVSSLEPSDAVIEALLFVAVEPVSTRELASAAALSTAGAEASLERLRRHYGQGHGLCLLSIGGGWVLATSPSVEEAVAAFRETAQSQRVRLSKAALESLSVVAYSQPVTRSEIEEIRGVRCDRVLDTLLRYGLIRIAGRKKGTGNPLLYRTTARFLEVFGLESVSALPCLDDLEEVLGDDDGD
- a CDS encoding segregation and condensation protein A, whose product is MTPSFDVDFEGFSGPLDLLCLLVETREIEASSVPLGDVVHRYAAFLVRSREVSLSRAAEFLSLAARLLLGKVQALFPRPKEEILDERDDGADEETLRALLERYRPYRKAASFLFRLQAQRQRSFLRPPEEGPPLYDLGDLWGLSLLWWRTLEIFQRRQAQDGSESSRHDESHDEGIPEAIPEEVQVERRMEEILFSLSTEETGLPLARILRHERGRINLIVTLLALLELSRLGRVSLAQKEVLGDVQVCRVLS
- the trpS gene encoding tryptophan--tRNA ligase → MNRVFSGMRPTGKLHIGHLAGALTNWTRLQDDYDCYYGIVDWHALMSDYADTSRLGENCREVLLDWLGSGIDPERSSIFIQSHVVEHAELALALGMITPLGWLERCPTYKEQILNLQNKDLGTYAFLGYPVLMAADILLYRSEKVPVGEDQSAHLEITREIARRFNYFYGPIFPEPETLLTPTPKVPGTDGRKMSKSYGNSINISDELPEIWQKMRTMKTDPARERRSDPGDPDKCPVWDLHRVFNPDGGEREELASGCRSAAIGCIDCKKRLFSHVERYLAPIQERRRHYEGRPELLDEVLHHGAEKARKVARETMAAVREALGLLR
- a CDS encoding Nif3-like dinuclear metal center hexameric protein, whose translation is MKVSEVERVLEEWLPARWAEAWDNVGLLVGHPSWEVKSPMVVLDVTEEAVRRAVAEGRTLLLSHHPLLFSPVRRLDFSTPSLRVAASALQARVALLAAHTNWDNAPDGVNVILARSLGLSDLRPLRRGPDDSWGVGVLGNLVSPEEPQAILDRLRRVWRLSWVHYYGPLKPIRSLALCGGSGADLYLEASIGGADLFVTADVKYHQVEAILAEGLALAVIDHGEMERVSLPALARGLASRMGCDVAVSDDRALPVPFGTVFPFFHDRGDGL
- a CDS encoding ferredoxin, translating into MVVKLDQDECIGCGVCAQICPEVFELDEEAGKARVIRPEGADGALEAADSCPVGCIRVEGN